Proteins encoded together in one Chitinophaga varians window:
- a CDS encoding DUF1800 family protein, with protein sequence MDRRQFLTLSPARNTRNSKTVARTATGLTPYTGAWGDQQLIHLLKRTTFGASPENIKALKSLGMQQVVDILLTAQADPTPPVNNYGTDSTGVAPGATWVRAAQGDEMLERKRIDSYKAWWVGQMLNQQASIHEKMVLFWHNHFVTETTMVNDSRFIYQYNLTLRQYALGNFKALTKAVTLDPCMLVYLNGYLNSKGAADENYARELHELFTVGKGPDSHYTEDDVRATARVLTGFRVDRTAIVSTFNTTQHDITNKQFSGFYGNKVISGQTGPDGATEVDALLDIIFAQPEVAKFICRKLYRFFVYYDIDQATEANVIQPLADIFRSSGYDIKATLNALFTSEHFFDPLNMACLIKSPVDFCIGMCREFGVTFPSDYTNQYQRWGDLHNAMAGMLQNLGDPPLVAGWEAYYQEPAYHELWINTATLPRRNQLSDGLITTGYKNVKIDPLAFADKLSNPGDPVALVNDSLDILYRVGVSDNVKTFLKDTILLAGQSTNSYWTSAWNNYKSNPGDAANTKEVTNHLQALYKYIMNLSEYQLS encoded by the coding sequence ATGGATCGCAGACAATTCCTGACCTTATCGCCTGCCCGCAATACGCGGAACAGCAAAACTGTTGCCCGTACGGCAACCGGGCTTACTCCCTACACTGGTGCCTGGGGCGACCAGCAACTCATCCACCTCCTTAAACGGACTACCTTCGGCGCTTCGCCGGAAAATATCAAAGCCCTGAAAAGCCTTGGTATGCAACAGGTGGTGGACATACTGCTTACTGCACAGGCAGACCCTACACCTCCGGTGAATAACTACGGCACGGACAGTACCGGCGTGGCGCCAGGCGCCACCTGGGTAAGAGCCGCCCAGGGCGATGAAATGCTGGAACGCAAAAGGATCGACTCCTATAAAGCATGGTGGGTAGGGCAGATGCTCAACCAACAGGCAAGCATACACGAGAAAATGGTGCTCTTCTGGCATAATCACTTTGTGACAGAAACAACCATGGTGAATGACAGCCGCTTTATCTACCAGTATAACCTCACCCTACGGCAATACGCACTGGGCAATTTTAAAGCGCTGACCAAAGCAGTGACGCTGGACCCATGCATGCTCGTATATCTCAACGGTTACCTGAACTCCAAAGGCGCCGCTGATGAAAACTACGCCCGCGAACTACATGAGCTCTTTACCGTCGGAAAAGGGCCAGATTCGCACTATACGGAAGATGATGTAAGAGCGACCGCCCGCGTGCTGACGGGCTTCCGGGTAGATCGTACCGCGATCGTCAGTACGTTTAACACAACGCAGCACGATATCACCAATAAACAGTTTTCCGGTTTCTACGGCAACAAGGTCATCTCCGGTCAAACCGGGCCGGATGGCGCTACCGAGGTGGACGCCCTCCTGGATATCATTTTTGCGCAACCGGAAGTCGCTAAGTTCATCTGCCGTAAACTCTATCGCTTTTTTGTATACTATGATATAGACCAGGCTACGGAAGCGAATGTGATCCAGCCACTGGCAGATATTTTCCGCAGCAGCGGTTATGATATCAAAGCAACGCTCAACGCGCTGTTTACCAGCGAGCATTTCTTTGATCCGCTTAATATGGCCTGCCTGATTAAAAGCCCTGTGGATTTCTGTATCGGCATGTGCCGCGAATTTGGCGTGACGTTCCCATCAGACTACACCAACCAGTACCAACGCTGGGGCGACCTGCACAACGCCATGGCCGGTATGTTGCAGAACCTGGGCGATCCGCCGCTGGTAGCAGGCTGGGAAGCCTACTATCAGGAACCCGCCTATCATGAACTGTGGATCAATACTGCCACTCTGCCCCGAAGAAACCAGTTGAGCGATGGTTTGATCACCACCGGCTATAAAAACGTGAAAATCGATCCCCTGGCATTTGCGGACAAACTCTCCAACCCCGGTGATCCGGTAGCACTTGTCAATGATTCGCTGGATATCCTTTATCGTGTAGGCGTGTCCGATAATGTGAAGACGTTCCTGAAAGATACCATCCTGCTGGCCGGACAAAGTACCAACAGCTACTGGACCAGCGCCTGGAACAATTATAAATCCAATCCCGGCGACGCTGCCAATACGAAAGAGGTGACCAATCACCTGCAAGCCCTGTACAAATACATCATGAACCTTTCAGAATATCAATTGTCCTGA
- a CDS encoding DUF1501 domain-containing protein yields MKRRDFLKYTAPAAILPTIINGFSIKAFGSSPMLAALSGAAADNDHVLVMIQLTGGNDGLNMVIPLDIYGKYQSARTNIAIPEGKVLRLDNYLKSGLHPAMKGVQQLYNEGKASIIQSVGYPSPNFSHFRATDIWLTGSDSNEILTSGWGGRYLDTKYPGPQDSYPNADNPDPLAIQIGSIVSPAFQGADASRGMAITSATDFYNLIDGVVDPVPNTKAGKELEYIRMIAKQTNSYERTIKAAAAKVTSQGPYPANNNLADQLKIVARLVAGGLKTRMYMVSTGGFDTHASQTESGDTTTGGHAKLLGGVSDAIKAFMDDLKGLRASRRVVGMTFSEFGRRIKSNFSMGTDHGAAAPMIVFGDYVNQGVLGNSPAIPDNTSVADNVPMQYDFRSVYASILEQWFCVDQTDLNKILQKDYQRLPLISGVACGVITNLPDLNTDDKKLITNSPNPFTSATTITYITGNGNTMIQIFDTMGRLVSVPVNKIHTPGTYTFTFDAEYLPNGVYYARFQNGSVQQVRPMLKVK; encoded by the coding sequence ATGAAAAGAAGAGATTTCCTGAAATATACAGCCCCGGCCGCGATATTGCCAACCATTATCAACGGCTTTTCTATCAAGGCTTTTGGAAGCTCGCCCATGCTGGCTGCCTTAAGCGGCGCCGCTGCCGACAATGACCACGTGCTGGTAATGATTCAGCTGACCGGAGGCAATGATGGGCTCAACATGGTCATCCCATTGGATATCTATGGAAAATACCAGTCTGCCAGGACAAACATTGCTATTCCGGAAGGAAAAGTACTGCGGCTCGACAACTACCTTAAATCCGGCCTGCACCCTGCGATGAAAGGCGTGCAGCAGTTATATAACGAAGGCAAAGCCAGCATCATCCAAAGCGTTGGTTATCCTTCCCCCAATTTCTCCCACTTCCGCGCCACGGACATCTGGCTCACCGGATCAGATTCCAATGAAATACTGACCTCCGGTTGGGGTGGCCGTTATCTCGATACCAAATATCCCGGACCACAGGACAGCTACCCGAATGCTGACAACCCGGACCCGCTGGCCATCCAGATCGGTTCCATCGTGTCACCGGCTTTTCAGGGTGCTGATGCCAGCAGGGGAATGGCCATCACCAGTGCGACAGATTTCTATAACCTGATTGACGGCGTGGTAGATCCTGTGCCCAACACCAAAGCGGGTAAAGAACTGGAGTATATCCGCATGATCGCCAAACAGACCAATAGCTATGAGAGGACGATCAAAGCGGCAGCAGCTAAAGTGACTTCTCAGGGGCCATACCCTGCTAATAATAACCTGGCCGATCAGCTGAAGATTGTGGCCCGCCTGGTGGCCGGAGGGCTTAAAACCCGCATGTACATGGTAAGCACAGGGGGCTTCGATACCCACGCCAGTCAGACAGAATCCGGTGACACTACCACCGGCGGCCATGCTAAATTGCTGGGCGGTGTGTCCGATGCTATCAAAGCCTTTATGGACGACCTGAAAGGCCTGAGAGCTTCCCGCAGGGTAGTAGGAATGACGTTTTCCGAATTTGGCCGACGTATCAAATCCAATTTCAGTATGGGTACGGACCACGGCGCCGCTGCACCGATGATCGTTTTCGGCGACTATGTCAATCAGGGCGTACTGGGCAACTCCCCGGCCATACCCGATAATACCAGCGTGGCGGACAACGTGCCAATGCAGTATGATTTCCGCTCTGTCTATGCTTCCATCCTTGAGCAGTGGTTCTGCGTGGATCAGACCGATCTGAACAAAATCCTGCAGAAAGATTACCAGCGGCTGCCCCTGATCAGCGGCGTAGCCTGTGGTGTCATTACCAACCTGCCCGATCTGAACACAGACGATAAAAAACTGATCACTAACAGCCCTAATCCCTTTACCAGCGCCACCACCATCACCTATATCACAGGCAACGGCAATACCATGATACAGATATTCGATACCATGGGACGGCTGGTGAGCGTGCCTGTCAACAAAATACACACTCCCGGCACCTATACCTTCACCTTCGATGCGGAATACCTGCCAAATGGGGTCTACTATGCCCGGTTCCAGAATGGTTCCGTGCAGCAGGTGAGACCAATGCTGAAGGTGAAATAG